Proteins from a single region of Candidatus Polarisedimenticolia bacterium:
- a CDS encoding gluconeogenesis factor YvcK family protein — MRTRRFPAGLRVVALGGGTGLPVVLRALKREIAACGGALTGIVTVTDDGGSSGRLRRDYNVLPVGDIRNCLVALSENEPLMSALFQYRYRGRGGLAGHSVGNLILTALADCRRSYLKAIETSGEVLAIRGRILPATLENVVLRARLADGRMVSGESRISASRSPIVRIATSPPAPSPAPGVLAALRGADLIVLGPGSLFTSLLPNLLVRGVAQTIARSRALRVLVGNIMTQPGETDGFAAADHLETIRRVAGPGLIDVYLASGGPIRPALRRRYARERAHPVLWSPAAVRRLGVTPVLRDLVQEDPLVAKVRHHEGKLARALLSLLRRRA; from the coding sequence GTGAGGACGCGACGGTTCCCCGCCGGGCTCAGGGTCGTGGCCCTGGGCGGCGGCACCGGGCTGCCCGTGGTCCTGCGCGCCCTGAAGCGGGAGATCGCGGCCTGCGGGGGGGCGCTCACCGGCATCGTCACGGTGACCGACGACGGCGGCAGCAGCGGGCGCCTGCGGCGCGATTACAACGTCCTCCCGGTGGGGGACATCCGCAACTGCCTCGTGGCCCTGTCGGAGAACGAGCCCTTGATGTCGGCCCTGTTCCAGTACCGCTACCGTGGCCGGGGCGGACTGGCCGGCCACAGCGTCGGCAACCTGATCCTGACGGCGCTGGCCGACTGCCGGCGCTCCTACCTGAAGGCGATCGAGACCTCCGGGGAGGTCCTGGCGATCCGCGGACGGATCCTCCCGGCCACCCTCGAGAACGTGGTCCTGCGGGCCCGCCTGGCCGACGGGCGGATGGTGAGCGGGGAATCGCGCATCTCGGCGAGCCGCTCGCCGATCGTCCGGATCGCGACGTCGCCGCCGGCCCCGAGTCCGGCCCCGGGCGTTCTCGCCGCCCTGCGCGGGGCCGATCTCATCGTCCTCGGCCCGGGAAGCCTGTTCACCAGCCTCCTGCCGAACCTCCTGGTCCGGGGCGTCGCCCAGACCATCGCCCGCTCGCGCGCCCTGCGGGTCCTCGTCGGCAACATCATGACCCAGCCGGGCGAAACGGACGGGTTCGCGGCGGCGGACCACCTCGAGACGATCCGTCGCGTGGCCGGGCCGGGCCTGATCGATGTCTATCTCGCCAGCGGCGGGCCGATTCGCCCCGCCCTGCGCCGGCGTTACGCCCGGGAGAGGGCCCACCCGGTTCTCTGGTCGCCCGCGGCGGTGCGCCGGCTTGGTGTGACACCGGTGCTGCGCGACCTGGTGCAGGAGGATCCGCTCGTCGCCAAGGTGCGCCACCACGAGGGGAAGCTCGCCCGCGCCCTGCTGTCGCTCCTGCGCCGGCGCGCTTAG
- a CDS encoding GWxTD domain-containing protein — translation MRGWCAALVAAAFLVAGSGDVAGPLQAGTGADERRPAAPAARKTVDYDAPNERWREGPVRYLLGKDEDDAFRALKTDEARSEFIRTFWASRDPIASTPENEYRALFYSRVAEASRIFTDSTKPGWKTDRGKIYILLGPPDDFEQKQFRDEFVPDAITWTYRNRGAAGIDSMPIVRFVKDQTGEYRLSNNLVLSGFENPFSIAFQMQAMQMKSLPEQTKVLDTIVSARALFDTSPFRTHRDFFRSTDGNTFAVLTLGVRPDLLLEGRREKPAGEPGAAAAAGAADSGVAAAGDRFEVVARLVGGRPDLPTYDFAGPSELRAGEESASSDAAGYRLFQGGQTVRAGPYTAFYGVVDRSTGEVFSFKEQVEVPDFHDDRFRLSGITLASRLERVDRPAAGYSTPFVLGSLKVIPRPDDVFHNGEDFAFYYQIYGPENDPIDGRPDLDLEYQFFSARDTGPGGLVFAPLGKPIRLTRQRSQVQGYTVPIKDWQRGTYRLKVQVTDNVGDRQSIEEVSFRVL, via the coding sequence ATGCGCGGATGGTGTGCCGCGCTCGTCGCGGCGGCGTTCCTGGTCGCCGGCTCAGGCGATGTCGCCGGGCCGCTCCAGGCCGGGACGGGCGCGGACGAACGGCGCCCCGCGGCTCCGGCGGCCCGCAAGACCGTCGACTACGACGCCCCGAACGAGCGCTGGCGCGAAGGGCCGGTCCGCTACCTGCTCGGCAAGGACGAGGACGACGCCTTCCGCGCCTTGAAGACCGACGAGGCGCGCTCCGAGTTCATCCGGACCTTCTGGGCCAGCCGCGATCCGATCGCGTCCACGCCCGAGAACGAGTACCGGGCGCTGTTCTATTCCCGGGTGGCCGAGGCCAGCCGCATCTTCACGGACTCCACGAAGCCGGGCTGGAAGACCGATCGCGGCAAGATCTACATCCTGCTCGGGCCGCCCGACGACTTCGAGCAGAAGCAGTTCCGGGATGAATTCGTCCCGGACGCGATCACCTGGACTTACCGCAACCGCGGTGCCGCCGGCATCGACTCCATGCCGATCGTCCGCTTCGTGAAGGACCAGACTGGCGAGTACCGCCTGTCGAACAACCTCGTCCTGAGCGGGTTCGAGAACCCCTTTTCCATCGCGTTTCAGATGCAGGCGATGCAGATGAAGAGCCTGCCGGAGCAGACGAAGGTCCTCGATACCATCGTCAGCGCCCGCGCCCTGTTCGACACCAGTCCGTTCCGCACGCACCGCGACTTCTTCCGTTCGACGGATGGCAACACCTTCGCCGTCCTCACCCTGGGGGTGAGGCCCGATCTGCTCCTGGAGGGCAGGCGGGAGAAGCCGGCGGGCGAGCCGGGCGCGGCCGCCGCGGCAGGCGCAGCCGATTCCGGGGTCGCGGCGGCTGGCGATCGCTTCGAGGTCGTGGCCCGCCTCGTGGGGGGACGGCCCGACCTGCCGACGTACGATTTCGCCGGCCCGTCCGAGCTCCGCGCCGGCGAGGAATCGGCTTCCAGCGATGCCGCAGGCTACCGGCTCTTCCAGGGCGGGCAGACCGTCCGGGCCGGCCCCTACACCGCCTTCTACGGCGTCGTCGATCGGTCGACCGGCGAGGTCTTCAGTTTCAAGGAACAGGTCGAGGTGCCCGATTTCCACGACGACCGCTTCCGGCTCAGCGGCATCACGCTGGCCAGCCGCCTGGAGCGGGTCGACCGGCCCGCCGCCGGCTACTCGACCCCCTTCGTCCTGGGCAGCCTCAAGGTGATACCGCGGCCCGATGACGTGTTCCACAACGGGGAGGACTTCGCGTTCTACTACCAGATCTACGGACCGGAGAACGATCCGATCGACGGTCGCCCCGATCTCGATCTCGAGTACCAGTTCTTCTCGGCACGCGACACCGGGCCGGGGGGGCTGGTCTTCGCGCCCCTCGGCAAGCCGATCCGCCTGACCCGGCAGAGAAGCCAGGTCCAGGGGTACACCGTTCCGATCAAGGACTGGCAGCGCGGCACCTACAGGCTGAAGGTTCAGGTGACCGACAACGTGGGCGACCGGCAGTCCATCGAGGAGGTCTCATTCCGCGTCCTGTGA
- a CDS encoding peptidylprolyl isomerase, translating to MTVCPLVMRTGSAARRARVSAPLALAIAGSLWGFSSPARGQDGPKLYVHLETPGRFQYSGDPVQVSILFKNEGKAQWVNPGIDIEAGLQMFDSEGTKLEKAKVPPAARDGQPKVLEPNAFFGKIINLSQHFPKTSAVGTYRITWSAPDIPEQSLATRIIKKYDPARDYQAVIDTEFGKVVIEFYRDLAPFHTKNFIDLVNLDFYQGLLFHRIVKGEMIFGGSPTGDERGSPGYNMPQEPNGLKVLPGVVAQVRNSQTGADESGSIFMIAATAQPDLDGRVTVFGRVVEGLDTVKAISNLPTTGGPARAASRPIKDVTIKKIEIREKKPAKSS from the coding sequence ATGACTGTCTGTCCTCTCGTGATGCGAACGGGTTCGGCCGCGAGGCGGGCCCGGGTTTCGGCTCCCCTGGCCCTGGCGATCGCGGGATCTCTCTGGGGCTTCTCCTCGCCGGCAAGGGGTCAGGACGGACCGAAGCTTTACGTCCACCTGGAGACTCCGGGCCGCTTTCAGTATTCCGGGGATCCCGTGCAGGTCTCGATCCTCTTCAAGAATGAGGGGAAGGCCCAGTGGGTCAACCCGGGCATCGACATCGAGGCGGGCCTGCAGATGTTCGACAGCGAGGGGACGAAGCTGGAGAAGGCCAAGGTCCCTCCTGCCGCGAGGGACGGGCAGCCGAAGGTCCTCGAGCCGAACGCCTTCTTCGGCAAGATCATCAACCTGAGCCAGCACTTTCCGAAGACGAGCGCGGTCGGCACCTACCGGATCACCTGGTCGGCGCCGGACATCCCCGAGCAGAGCCTGGCGACGCGCATCATCAAGAAATACGACCCGGCGCGGGACTACCAGGCGGTCATCGACACCGAGTTCGGCAAGGTCGTCATCGAGTTCTACCGGGACCTGGCGCCGTTCCATACGAAGAACTTCATCGACCTCGTGAACCTGGATTTCTATCAGGGCCTCCTGTTCCACCGAATCGTGAAGGGGGAGATGATCTTCGGCGGCTCCCCCACGGGTGACGAGCGGGGCTCTCCCGGCTACAACATGCCGCAGGAGCCCAACGGCCTCAAGGTCCTTCCCGGCGTGGTCGCGCAGGTGCGCAATTCCCAGACCGGCGCCGACGAGTCCGGCAGCATTTTCATGATCGCCGCCACGGCCCAGCCCGACCTCGATGGGCGGGTGACGGTGTTCGGCCGGGTGGTCGAGGGACTGGACACCGTCAAGGCGATCAGCAACCTGCCGACCACCGGCGGTCCGGCCCGCGCCGCCAGCCGTCCCATCAAGGACGTGACGATCAAGAAAATCGAGATCCGGGAAAAGAAGCCCGCGAAGAGCTCCTAG
- a CDS encoding zf-TFIIB domain-containing protein: MKADSGDTSVFCSGCGGSMASIKYLTIPVDSCGDCGGTWLEEGRLKWIIEIGPKSLPTDRVKEMMTFSRAAPSYRLGDDETRRIVKCPYCIGIMRPVNYSANSGVAIYKCINDHGVWIPKDGIDRLVLFIDTWDRMLRENGPYYAHLAQLERKRFLRKLTL, from the coding sequence ATGAAGGCGGATTCTGGAGACACATCCGTGTTCTGCTCGGGCTGCGGCGGCTCCATGGCCTCGATCAAGTATCTCACCATCCCCGTGGACTCCTGCGGCGACTGCGGCGGCACCTGGCTGGAGGAGGGGCGCCTCAAGTGGATCATCGAGATCGGCCCCAAATCGCTCCCGACCGACCGCGTCAAGGAGATGATGACCTTCAGCCGCGCCGCGCCGTCCTACCGGCTGGGGGACGATGAGACGCGCCGCATCGTCAAGTGCCCTTACTGCATCGGCATCATGCGCCCTGTCAATTATTCGGCGAATTCGGGGGTCGCCATCTACAAATGCATCAACGACCACGGCGTCTGGATCCCCAAGGACGGCATCGACCGCCTGGTGCTGTTCATCGACACCTGGGACAGGATGCTGCGCGAGAACGGCCCCTACTATGCCCACCTGGCACAGCTCGAGCGCAAGCGCTTCCTCAGGAAGCTGACCCTCTGA
- a CDS encoding phosphoribosyltransferase family protein produces MQGSLRAFGRLGGALLASIFPADCLLCARILPWRQEGGVCLPCWRVLPWAPGLRPASHPLDALLWAADYEGPAGRLVRALKFEDMDGLALPLGRETAARLAPLFALLRPELVVPVPLHWWRHSRRGYNQAGLLARAIARGTGLPLSTRALARRRAGRRQLGLSRQERLASLAGCYAARASRVRDRRILLVDDVVTTGATLEACARALLRAGAAGIIGCAFARTSRLS; encoded by the coding sequence TTGCAAGGCTCGCTGCGCGCGTTCGGGCGCCTCGGCGGGGCGCTCCTCGCGTCGATCTTTCCCGCGGATTGCCTGCTGTGCGCGCGGATCCTGCCCTGGCGCCAGGAGGGAGGCGTCTGCCTCCCCTGCTGGCGCGTCCTGCCCTGGGCCCCCGGGCTCCGCCCCGCGAGCCATCCCCTGGATGCTCTCCTCTGGGCCGCCGACTACGAGGGCCCGGCCGGGCGCCTGGTGCGCGCCCTGAAATTCGAGGACATGGACGGATTGGCCCTGCCCCTGGGCCGGGAGACAGCCGCGCGTCTCGCCCCCCTCTTCGCCCTCCTGCGCCCCGAACTCGTCGTGCCGGTCCCCCTGCACTGGTGGCGGCATAGCCGCCGCGGCTACAACCAGGCCGGGCTCCTGGCGCGCGCCATCGCCCGTGGGACCGGCCTGCCCCTCTCCACCCGGGCGCTCGCGAGGCGACGCGCCGGCCGCCGCCAGCTCGGACTGTCGAGGCAGGAGCGCCTCGCATCCCTGGCCGGCTGCTACGCCGCCCGCGCCTCTCGCGTGCGCGATCGCAGGATCCTGCTGGTGGACGACGTGGTCACGACCGGCGCGACGCTGGAGGCGTGCGCGCGCGCGCTTCTCCGGGCGGGGGCCGCGGGCATCATCGGCTGCGCGTTCGCGCGCACCTCGAGGCTCTCCTGA
- the gpmI gene encoding 2,3-bisphosphoglycerate-independent phosphoglycerate mutase, producing the protein MPPLLPAVLIVLDGWGHSESTEGNAIARCAPSFMGWLGRTYPTSLLEASGESVGLPRGVIGNSEVGHLCLGAGRVVLQDLSRINRAIRTGEFDRNPVLAAAFEVARRPGAALHVMGLLSDGGVHSHVDHLEAVVRSAGDAGVRRLFLHAFMDGRDTPPQSGAEHARRASAMLDRLGLGRIATVSGRFYTMDRDTRWDRTEKAWRAVALREGPVYPTAEAAVQAGYDAGITDEFLVPSIIESGAGGLPAGASPRGADREARVRDGDAIVFFNFRADRARQITRAFTEDDFRPFPRPSRPALGTFVCFTTYDRTWRLPVAFPPQHIKGTFGEAVSDAGLPQLRIAETEKYAHVTYFFNGGEERAFPGEERCLVPSQRGVATYDQKPEMSARELTAEVLKRLQARPAQAIVLNFANADMVGHTGRLEPTAAACRVVDESVEAVVREILRLGGLALVTADHGNAEQMVDPKTGSPLTAHTMNPVPAHVVAAGLEGKRSRAGGLLSDVAPTMLSLMGLEAPEEMEGRSLLLEPRAP; encoded by the coding sequence ATGCCGCCTCTCCTTCCCGCGGTCCTCATCGTCCTGGACGGCTGGGGACACAGCGAATCCACCGAAGGGAACGCCATCGCCCGATGCGCGCCGTCCTTCATGGGATGGCTCGGCCGCACCTATCCGACGTCCCTCCTCGAGGCCTCCGGGGAGTCGGTCGGCCTCCCCCGGGGGGTGATCGGCAATTCGGAGGTCGGCCACCTCTGCCTCGGCGCCGGGCGTGTCGTCCTGCAGGACCTGTCGCGCATCAACCGCGCCATTCGCACGGGGGAGTTCGACCGGAACCCGGTCCTCGCGGCGGCCTTCGAAGTGGCGCGCCGGCCGGGGGCGGCCCTCCACGTGATGGGCCTCCTGAGCGACGGCGGCGTGCACAGCCACGTCGATCACCTGGAAGCCGTCGTCCGCTCGGCGGGGGACGCCGGGGTGCGCCGCCTTTTCCTGCACGCGTTCATGGACGGGCGCGACACACCGCCCCAAAGCGGCGCGGAGCACGCGCGACGCGCCTCGGCCATGCTCGATCGCCTCGGCCTGGGACGGATCGCGACCGTGTCCGGCCGGTTCTACACCATGGACAGGGACACACGCTGGGACCGCACCGAGAAGGCCTGGCGCGCCGTCGCCCTGCGCGAGGGGCCGGTCTACCCGACCGCCGAGGCGGCGGTCCAGGCCGGCTACGACGCCGGCATCACCGACGAGTTCCTGGTCCCATCGATCATCGAGTCCGGCGCGGGTGGCCTCCCGGCCGGAGCATCGCCCCGGGGTGCCGATAGGGAGGCGCGCGTCCGCGACGGGGACGCCATCGTCTTCTTCAACTTCCGCGCCGACCGGGCCCGGCAGATCACGCGCGCCTTCACCGAGGACGACTTCCGGCCGTTCCCCCGGCCGTCGCGCCCGGCCCTGGGGACGTTCGTCTGCTTCACGACCTACGACCGGACCTGGCGGCTCCCGGTGGCCTTCCCGCCGCAGCACATCAAGGGGACGTTCGGCGAGGCGGTCAGCGACGCCGGCCTGCCCCAGCTGCGCATCGCCGAGACGGAGAAGTACGCCCACGTGACCTATTTCTTCAACGGCGGCGAAGAGCGCGCCTTCCCCGGCGAGGAGCGCTGCCTCGTTCCCTCCCAGCGCGGAGTCGCGACCTACGATCAGAAACCGGAGATGAGCGCCCGCGAGCTGACGGCGGAGGTCCTCAAGAGGTTGCAGGCCAGGCCGGCCCAGGCGATCGTCCTCAATTTCGCCAATGCCGACATGGTGGGCCACACGGGACGTCTCGAGCCGACCGCCGCCGCGTGCAGGGTGGTCGATGAGTCGGTCGAGGCGGTGGTCAGGGAGATCCTGCGTCTCGGGGGGCTCGCCCTGGTGACCGCCGACCACGGCAACGCCGAGCAGATGGTCGATCCGAAGACCGGATCCCCCCTGACCGCCCACACGATGAATCCGGTCCCGGCGCACGTCGTGGCGGCCGGCCTGGAAGGGAAGCGATCGAGAGCGGGCGGGCTGCTGTCGGACGTGGCGCCGACGATGCTGTCGCTCATGGGGCTCGAGGCGCCCGAAGAGATGGAGGGCCGGTCCCTGCTTCTGGAGCCTCGGGCTCCCTGA
- a CDS encoding tetratricopeptide repeat protein yields the protein MKIRTVLYLMFGAVIVAVLSILYVTNQAVLDSRLVLSRGIQMPVWFALLLASGVSMLVPLLFGVLRDLRRMLGDLTARRQARSRQEAEEHYLRGVESMLNGREEKALEHFEAALQIDPNHFDSLIKGGEVLRALRRHGEAIEYHRRAARVKETDLQPLYSLVADYEESGALENAKAVLNRIIEKNPKRSLAACRKYRALCISGGEWEKAWEIQQSIEKQLVEMGRSAKSEKKHHLGIRYMLAQRLLEQGRTREAIGILRRLAGMEPSFVPGHLALGKALLALHQPEEAVDVWEKAYEATGHPVFLTTIEDHYLSLEQPRRAIEALKAAIWKSQKDIIPRFFLGKLYYRLEMIDEALQQFSQMKGRVTYFPALHYHLAKLMERQGHLREALKELELVLRQAEVLKVEYACATCSRKYPAWTDYCDRCGEWNSVAVDFQEERPIEELGISTAPVYTAETGEV from the coding sequence ATGAAGATCCGGACCGTTCTGTACCTGATGTTCGGGGCCGTCATCGTCGCCGTCCTGTCGATCCTGTACGTCACCAACCAGGCCGTCCTCGACAGCCGGCTCGTCCTGAGCCGCGGCATCCAGATGCCGGTCTGGTTCGCCCTGCTCCTCGCGAGCGGCGTGTCGATGCTCGTGCCCCTCCTGTTCGGCGTGCTCCGCGACCTGCGCCGCATGCTCGGGGACCTGACCGCGCGCCGGCAGGCCCGCTCGCGCCAGGAAGCGGAGGAGCACTACCTGCGCGGCGTGGAATCGATGCTGAACGGGCGCGAGGAGAAGGCCCTGGAGCATTTCGAGGCGGCGCTCCAGATCGACCCGAACCATTTCGACTCGCTCATCAAGGGAGGCGAGGTCCTGCGCGCCCTGCGGCGTCACGGCGAGGCGATCGAGTATCACCGTCGCGCGGCACGGGTGAAGGAGACCGACCTGCAGCCTCTCTACTCCCTGGTCGCCGACTACGAGGAGTCCGGGGCCCTCGAGAACGCCAAGGCGGTCCTGAACCGCATCATCGAGAAGAACCCGAAGCGCTCGCTCGCCGCCTGCCGCAAGTACCGGGCCCTGTGCATCAGCGGCGGGGAGTGGGAAAAGGCCTGGGAGATCCAGCAGAGCATCGAGAAGCAGCTCGTCGAGATGGGACGCTCGGCCAAGTCCGAGAAGAAGCACCACCTCGGCATCCGCTACATGCTGGCGCAGCGCCTGCTCGAGCAGGGCAGGACGCGCGAGGCGATCGGCATCCTCAGGCGGCTGGCCGGCATGGAGCCCTCGTTCGTCCCGGGGCACCTCGCCCTCGGCAAGGCGCTCCTGGCCCTGCACCAGCCCGAGGAGGCGGTCGACGTGTGGGAGAAGGCCTACGAAGCGACCGGCCACCCGGTGTTCCTGACGACCATCGAGGACCATTACCTTTCGCTGGAGCAGCCCCGCCGGGCCATCGAGGCGCTGAAGGCGGCGATCTGGAAGAGCCAGAAGGACATCATCCCCCGGTTCTTCCTGGGGAAGCTCTATTACCGGCTGGAGATGATCGACGAGGCGCTCCAGCAGTTTTCGCAGATGAAGGGCCGGGTCACCTACTTCCCCGCCCTGCACTATCACCTCGCGAAGCTCATGGAGCGCCAGGGGCACCTGCGCGAGGCGTTGAAGGAGCTCGAGCTCGTCCTGCGGCAGGCCGAGGTCCTGAAGGTCGAGTATGCCTGCGCCACGTGTTCGCGCAAGTATCCCGCCTGGACCGACTATTGCGACCGCTGCGGGGAATGGAACAGCGTCGCGGTCGACTTCCAGGAGGAGCGTCCGATCGAGGAGCTCGGCATCAGCACGGCGCCCGTCTACACCGCCGAGACGGGCGAGGTGTAG
- a CDS encoding TraR/DksA C4-type zinc finger protein, producing the protein MAMLKKQIETYKKRLLDKKKSVAEAYNKNKNYGRLTEDEGTQDLADKASSAYTKEFLYSLSNTDREVLQKVDLALQRIAKGKYGTCLECEEEIERKRLEAVPWASYCVTCQEKVEKGLI; encoded by the coding sequence ATGGCGATGTTGAAGAAGCAGATCGAGACCTACAAGAAGCGCCTCCTCGACAAGAAGAAGAGCGTGGCGGAGGCCTACAACAAGAACAAGAACTACGGCCGCCTGACCGAGGACGAGGGGACCCAGGACCTGGCGGACAAGGCCTCGAGCGCCTACACCAAGGAGTTCCTCTACTCCCTGTCCAACACCGACCGCGAGGTCCTTCAAAAAGTCGATCTGGCGCTGCAGAGGATCGCCAAGGGAAAGTACGGCACCTGTCTCGAGTGCGAGGAGGAGATCGAGAGGAAGCGCCTCGAGGCGGTCCCCTGGGCGAGCTACTGCGTCACCTGTCAGGAGAAGGTCGAGAAGGGATTGATCTAA
- a CDS encoding sigma-54 dependent transcriptional regulator, producing the protein MNAIASDLAAAPLVHRSALMERVVALARKVAASDANLLLVGESGTGKGILARFIHDVSPRRSGPFVTIACANVAVDLLESELFGHEKGAFTGAAEQKKGRFELADGGTILIDGVSELAPSLQGKMLRVVQERCFERLAGTKTLSVNVRILSSTQADLAPLVAAGSFRKDLFYRLNVIRLEIPPLRDRMEDVPVLADQILRDLARRQGAAPKALSRGALDRMMRHAWPGNVRELQNVIESATIMEHGNEIGPDALRILGDSHPGPIAGAVARRLSLAQVEEQYIRDVLRATGGNRSEAARILGINRKTLLEKRKRYGIP; encoded by the coding sequence GTGAATGCAATCGCCTCCGACCTTGCGGCGGCTCCCCTGGTCCATCGGTCGGCGCTGATGGAGCGGGTCGTCGCGCTGGCGCGGAAGGTGGCGGCAAGCGACGCCAACCTCCTCCTGGTCGGCGAGAGCGGCACGGGCAAGGGGATCCTGGCGCGCTTCATTCATGACGTGAGTCCGAGGCGCAGCGGGCCGTTCGTGACCATTGCCTGCGCCAACGTCGCGGTCGATCTCCTCGAGAGCGAGCTCTTCGGTCACGAGAAGGGCGCGTTCACCGGGGCGGCCGAGCAGAAGAAGGGGCGCTTCGAGCTGGCGGACGGCGGCACGATCCTGATCGACGGTGTGAGCGAGCTGGCCCCCTCGCTGCAGGGCAAGATGCTGCGGGTCGTGCAGGAGCGCTGCTTCGAGCGCCTCGCGGGGACGAAGACCTTGAGCGTGAACGTGCGGATCCTGTCCTCGACCCAGGCGGATCTCGCGCCGCTGGTGGCGGCGGGAAGCTTCCGCAAGGATCTGTTCTATCGATTGAACGTCATCCGGCTGGAGATTCCCCCGCTGCGCGATCGGATGGAGGACGTGCCGGTCCTGGCGGACCAGATTCTGCGCGACCTGGCGCGGCGGCAGGGCGCCGCCCCGAAGGCCCTGTCGCGGGGCGCCCTGGACCGGATGATGCGCCACGCCTGGCCCGGCAACGTCAGGGAGCTGCAGAACGTGATCGAAAGCGCCACGATCATGGAGCATGGGAACGAGATCGGCCCCGACGCCCTCCGCATCCTGGGAGACTCGCATCCCGGGCCCATTGCGGGGGCGGTCGCTCGACGGTTGTCCCTGGCCCAGGTCGAGGAGCAGTACATCCGCGACGTCCTGCGGGCGACGGGCGGCAATCGGAGCGAGGCGGCGCGCATCCTCGGCATCAACCGCAAGACTCTGCTGGAGAAACGCAAGCGCTACGGAATTCCCTGA
- the rsfS gene encoding ribosome silencing factor, which translates to MLEAAADRKAEDPVALALKRIASFTDAFVIVSGTQRRQTQAICDAIVERLADKGVHPGHVEGYDLGDWILIDFADLVVHVFTRETREFYNLEGLWGDAPKVAPARAQSRRNKGTSAARKS; encoded by the coding sequence GTGCTCGAGGCCGCCGCCGACAGGAAGGCGGAGGATCCGGTGGCGCTCGCCCTGAAGCGCATCGCCTCGTTCACCGACGCCTTCGTGATCGTCAGCGGCACGCAGAGGCGGCAGACGCAGGCGATTTGCGACGCCATCGTCGAAAGGCTGGCGGACAAGGGGGTGCATCCCGGCCATGTGGAGGGATACGATCTCGGCGACTGGATCCTGATCGACTTCGCCGATCTCGTGGTGCATGTGTTCACGCGCGAGACCAGAGAGTTCTACAACCTGGAGGGGCTCTGGGGCGACGCCCCGAAGGTGGCGCCGGCGCGCGCTCAAAGCCGCAGGAACAAAGGCACTTCGGCGGCGCGCAAGAGTTGA
- the obgE gene encoding GTPase ObgE produces MLIDQAAIVVVGGHGGNGCVSFRREKFVPRGGPNGGPGGDGGSVYLVSDPSLKGLNAFRYRRRFEAERGRHGEGSDRAGHGGEDLYIKVPPGTVVVDENDALLADLASPGAQVLVAKGGRGGRGNAAFATSTHQAPRESEPGEPGEERHLRLELKLIADVGLVGFPNAGKSTLISRISSAHPKVAAYPFTTLEPNLGVVDLGQYRTFVVADIPGLIEGAHHGQGLGIKFLRHIERTRVLVHLVDASEMSGRDPVRDLDIVNGELSAFSDGLAGKPQVVAGTKIDAVTDRGRLEALRARCASEGVPFLAVSAVSGEGIRELLEQVWSILSAGDPVPAGTPSALGRDRRQGGAHPT; encoded by the coding sequence GTGCTGATCGATCAGGCAGCCATCGTCGTCGTCGGAGGCCACGGAGGCAACGGCTGCGTCAGCTTCCGGCGGGAGAAGTTCGTTCCACGGGGCGGTCCGAACGGCGGGCCGGGGGGGGACGGCGGCTCGGTCTACCTGGTGTCCGATCCCTCGCTCAAGGGGCTCAATGCCTTTCGCTACCGCCGGCGGTTCGAAGCCGAACGCGGGCGCCACGGCGAGGGGAGCGATCGGGCCGGACATGGGGGGGAAGACCTGTACATCAAGGTCCCGCCGGGCACCGTGGTCGTGGACGAGAACGACGCCCTGCTGGCCGACCTGGCCTCCCCCGGGGCGCAGGTCCTGGTCGCGAAGGGCGGGCGCGGGGGACGCGGCAACGCCGCCTTCGCGACGTCGACGCACCAGGCGCCCCGCGAGTCCGAGCCGGGCGAGCCGGGCGAGGAGCGCCATCTCCGGCTGGAGCTGAAGCTGATCGCCGACGTCGGCCTGGTCGGCTTTCCGAACGCGGGGAAATCGACGCTCATCTCGCGCATTTCTTCGGCGCACCCGAAGGTCGCGGCGTATCCTTTCACCACCCTCGAGCCGAACCTCGGGGTGGTGGATCTCGGCCAGTACCGGACCTTCGTCGTGGCCGACATCCCGGGGCTGATCGAGGGGGCGCACCACGGCCAGGGGCTCGGCATCAAGTTCCTGCGGCACATCGAGAGGACGCGCGTGCTCGTGCACCTGGTGGACGCCTCGGAAATGTCCGGCCGCGATCCGGTGCGCGACCTGGACATCGTCAACGGCGAGCTGAGTGCCTTCAGCGACGGCCTGGCCGGCAAGCCGCAGGTCGTGGCCGGCACCAAGATCGACGCGGTGACCGATCGCGGGCGCCTCGAGGCGCTGCGCGCCCGCTGCGCCTCGGAAGGCGTTCCGTTTCTCGCCGTCTCGGCGGTGAGCGGAGAGGGGATTCGCGAGCTGCTGGAGCAGGTCTGGTCGATCCTGAGCGCCGGCGACCCGGTCCCGGCGGGAACACCGTCGGCCCTCGGCAGGGACCGCCGGCAAGGAGGAGCTCATCCTACTTAA